A stretch of the Deltaproteobacteria bacterium genome encodes the following:
- a CDS encoding C40 family peptidase, with protein MKKLLIAIAFLSLFAAVPAVRAEGVPAADSRPQLHTVRKGETIRSIARSYGVKEKELRRLNSVRRKGRLKAGSQLVVRESIPHGVTVRKGDNLWRIARRFNLDADALMELNGLSSEDLQPGQTLALVGPDDSTLPADAAKLPTEAELAEAAKPADAGEKFPGDEPLKDRVLRVAERMISIPYRWGGQTLKGLDCSAYVQKVFNLLQLDLPRSAREQFREGQKVEKANLSAGDLVFFRTYAKYPSHVGIYLGDNRFIHASSRDRKVKIDSLEAPYYVKRYIGAKRLLFEENDVQN; from the coding sequence ATGAAAAAACTACTCATCGCCATCGCGTTCCTCTCCCTCTTCGCCGCGGTTCCCGCGGTCCGTGCGGAAGGGGTGCCCGCGGCCGATTCCCGCCCCCAGCTCCACACGGTCCGGAAGGGAGAGACGATCCGGTCGATCGCCCGGTCGTACGGGGTGAAGGAGAAGGAGCTGCGCCGCCTGAATTCCGTGCGGCGCAAGGGCCGCCTCAAGGCGGGTTCCCAGCTGGTCGTGCGGGAGTCGATCCCCCACGGCGTGACCGTCCGAAAGGGCGACAACCTCTGGCGGATCGCGCGGAGGTTCAACCTCGACGCGGACGCGCTGATGGAGCTGAACGGGCTGTCGTCGGAGGATCTGCAGCCGGGGCAGACGCTCGCCCTCGTCGGGCCGGACGACTCCACCCTGCCGGCGGACGCGGCGAAGCTCCCCACGGAGGCGGAGCTGGCGGAAGCCGCGAAACCGGCGGACGCCGGGGAGAAGTTCCCCGGCGACGAGCCGCTCAAGGATCGGGTCCTGCGCGTCGCGGAGCGGATGATCTCCATCCCGTACCGGTGGGGCGGGCAGACGCTGAAGGGGCTCGACTGCTCCGCCTACGTCCAGAAGGTGTTCAACTTGCTCCAGCTCGACCTGCCCCGTTCCGCCCGCGAACAGTTCCGCGAGGGGCAGAAGGTCGAGAAGGCCAACCTCTCCGCGGGCGACCTGGTCTTCTTCCGCACCTACGCGAAATACCCCTCCCACGTGGGGATCTACCTCGGGGACAACCGGTTCATCCACGCCTCGTCGCGCGACCGGAAGGTGAAGATCGACAGCCTCGAGGCGCCCTACTACGTCAAGCGGTACATCGGCGCCAAGCGCCTCCTCTTCGAGGAGAACGACGTCCAGAACTGA